One segment of Sinorhizobium mexicanum DNA contains the following:
- a CDS encoding WGR domain-containing protein: MISQPYHLYVERSDTSRNMARYYAMSIEPNLFGDVCLLRKWGRIGSKGQMLVHHFGREEEAVRLFLDLLRQKRKRGYRPRASMPR; encoded by the coding sequence ATGATCTCGCAACCTTACCACCTCTATGTCGAACGCTCGGATACCTCCCGGAACATGGCGCGCTACTACGCGATGTCGATCGAACCCAATCTGTTCGGGGACGTCTGCCTGCTGCGCAAATGGGGCCGCATCGGAAGCAAGGGGCAGATGCTGGTCCATCATTTCGGTCGGGAAGAGGAAGCGGTGCGACTGTTCCTCGATCTGCTCCGCCAAAAACGCAAACGCGGCTATCGTCCGCGCGCTTCGATGCCGAGATGA